A window from Humidesulfovibrio mexicanus encodes these proteins:
- a CDS encoding HEAT repeat domain-containing protein yields the protein MGKLDGFRQKDFLEQITALNEIAGSRDPALIPDLVDLFEKPTGDTGVDYMVVGALNSVLGSSESTVVEGLASQNPAFRTLCIRTAGEYAFASAAEPLMRMAGTETDPDLLIEILASLSKIRPVGAEGVFRAFLRHPDQMLAAMAMEMAGVYADASALPVLAETLHAAGTDGSYERCDLTTWKAIDALAAIGSPGAARLLVEHIHHKNPTARRIVTDALVRLGETALPVLEPLYSTGGTDERILACNVAGFIGARKGADALVRAFDSGCFTDPNVRYAAFEALGRIGTLKGLVCLVDGLDEDDELILMAVVTGLERHAAPGVLKTISERIAAGTPNSPRICRAVVASRALRLFQELYKDDLVGDRLIDALRLSQDQDILDAFAQRLEEIGTARSRADAATLPQARTATRKAIAADDSKSMLALYRRILTDMGFEPLLAANGQEAYAYVENGEFADVVITDMNMPVMDGVELVGKLRGSLGYDETPILMVTTESENTQREVATKAGVTAFINKPFRPEDLKAALAGLLHDQP from the coding sequence ATGGGCAAGCTGGACGGGTTCCGCCAAAAGGATTTTCTCGAACAGATAACCGCCCTGAACGAGATCGCGGGCAGCAGAGACCCCGCGCTCATTCCCGACCTGGTGGACCTATTCGAGAAGCCCACGGGGGATACCGGCGTCGACTACATGGTGGTCGGCGCGCTCAATTCCGTGCTCGGGTCGAGCGAATCCACCGTGGTCGAAGGCCTTGCGAGCCAGAACCCGGCCTTCCGCACCCTGTGCATCCGCACCGCCGGAGAATACGCCTTCGCCTCCGCCGCCGAGCCCCTCATGCGCATGGCGGGGACCGAAACCGACCCCGATCTGCTCATCGAAATTTTGGCCTCCCTGTCCAAGATACGCCCCGTAGGGGCCGAAGGCGTGTTCCGCGCCTTTCTGCGCCACCCGGACCAGATGCTTGCGGCCATGGCCATGGAGATGGCCGGGGTCTACGCGGACGCCTCCGCCCTGCCCGTGCTGGCCGAAACCCTCCACGCCGCCGGGACCGACGGCAGCTACGAACGCTGCGACCTGACCACTTGGAAGGCCATAGACGCCCTGGCCGCCATTGGTTCGCCCGGCGCGGCGCGCCTGCTGGTCGAGCACATTCACCACAAAAATCCCACGGCGCGGCGCATCGTCACCGACGCCCTGGTGCGGCTGGGCGAAACCGCCCTGCCGGTCCTTGAGCCCCTGTACTCCACCGGCGGCACGGACGAACGCATCCTGGCCTGCAATGTGGCCGGGTTCATCGGCGCGCGCAAGGGCGCCGACGCCCTGGTGCGGGCCTTCGATTCCGGCTGCTTCACCGATCCCAACGTGCGCTACGCCGCCTTCGAGGCCCTGGGCCGCATCGGCACCTTGAAAGGGCTGGTGTGCCTGGTGGACGGCCTGGACGAGGACGACGAGCTCATCCTCATGGCCGTGGTCACCGGGCTTGAGCGCCACGCCGCGCCAGGCGTGCTCAAGACCATCAGCGAGCGCATCGCCGCGGGCACGCCCAACAGCCCGCGCATCTGCCGGGCCGTCGTGGCCTCGCGCGCGCTTCGGCTCTTCCAGGAGCTGTACAAGGACGACCTGGTGGGCGACAGGCTCATCGACGCCCTGCGCCTGTCCCAGGACCAGGACATTCTGGACGCCTTCGCCCAGCGCCTGGAGGAGATCGGCACCGCGCGGTCGCGCGCGGACGCGGCCACCCTGCCCCAGGCCCGCACCGCCACGCGCAAGGCCATCGCGGCCGACGACTCCAAGTCCATGCTGGCCCTGTACCGCCGCATCCTTACGGACATGGGCTTCGAGCCGCTTTTGGCCGCCAACGGCCAGGAAGCTTACGCCTACGTGGAAAACGGGGAATTCGCCGATGTGGTCATCACGGACATGAACATGCCGGTGATGGACGGCGTGGAGCTGGTGGGCAAGCTGCGCGGCTCCCTGGGCTATGACGAGACGCCCATCCTCATGGTCACCACGGAATCCGAGAACACCCAGCGCGAGGTGGCCACCAAGGCCGGTGTCACGGCCTTCATCAACAAGCCCTTCCGGCCGGAAGACCTCAAGGCCGCCCTGGCCGGGCTGCTGCACGACCAGCCCTAG